In the genome of Trueperaceae bacterium, one region contains:
- a CDS encoding 5-oxoprolinase subunit PxpA, which yields MAITAPSPPTVDLAADAGEAFGPWPMGDDAALFAHLSSAHVACGVHAGDPSTMRRTARLAREAGVAVGAHPGYPDLVGFGRRALAMTPTEIHDAVLYQLGALAGVLAAEDLALHHVKPHGALHHRTAADPDAADAVARAVATFDATLPLVVLAGPGGDVQRAAAHAAGLPTAEEGFPDRGYLADGRLAPRGTEGALVHDPATAAARARAMVHGTPFAAVDGGEVTVRAATLCIHGDGPHALAIARAIRAALDADGVAVRPV from the coding sequence ATGGCGATCACGGCCCCATCCCCCCCGACCGTCGACCTCGCCGCCGACGCCGGCGAAGCGTTCGGCCCCTGGCCGATGGGCGACGACGCCGCCCTGTTCGCGCACCTCAGCAGCGCGCACGTCGCCTGCGGCGTGCACGCCGGCGACCCGAGCACGATGCGGCGCACCGCCCGCCTCGCGCGCGAGGCGGGCGTCGCGGTCGGCGCCCACCCCGGCTACCCCGACCTCGTCGGGTTCGGGCGTCGCGCGCTGGCGATGACGCCGACGGAGATCCACGACGCCGTGCTCTACCAACTCGGGGCGCTCGCCGGCGTCCTCGCCGCCGAGGACCTCGCGCTGCACCACGTCAAACCGCACGGCGCGCTGCATCACCGCACCGCCGCCGACCCCGACGCCGCCGACGCCGTCGCCCGCGCCGTCGCGACGTTCGACGCGACCCTGCCCCTCGTCGTGCTGGCCGGGCCGGGCGGCGACGTCCAGCGCGCCGCCGCCCACGCCGCCGGGCTCCCCACCGCGGAGGAGGGGTTCCCCGACCGCGGCTACCTCGCCGACGGACGCCTCGCCCCGCGCGGGACCGAGGGCGCGCTGGTGCACGACCCCGCCACCGCCGCGGCGCGGGCGCGGGCCATGGTGCACGGCACGCCCTTCGCCGCCGTCGACGGCGGCGAGGTCACGGTCCGCGCCGCCACGCTCTGCATCCACGGCGACGGCCCCCACGCCCTCGCGATCGCCCGCGCCATCCGCGCGGCGCTCGACGCCGACGGCGTCGCGGTGCGGCCGGTGTGA